The Fimbriimonas ginsengisoli Gsoil 348 genome window below encodes:
- a CDS encoding prepilin-type N-terminal cleavage/methylation domain-containing protein, which produces MRRAFTLIELLVVIAIIAILAAILFPVFAQAKQAAKVTASMSGLKQVALGLHMYSGDADDMTIPEYGYPENPAVDNNPYHSNTTWVGRMFPYVKNQSLFFDKTISEIHDYNKLYQDPYYPDPYYTYTWAWITTLSLNTQGYANADGGQKCDGTESGSGGNRSLTAIEDIAARLAATPTRYGSIPDWSWMRFYSTSASWPTADVYANTFSWYQTVFDSRKTYGVRFIGAFADGHAGKYGPEKFVKYYSLTPSRTEANTFSEWCTQMNNRKLWDFWGPYWKTS; this is translated from the coding sequence ATGCGCCGAGCTTTTACGCTTATCGAGCTCTTGGTGGTGATCGCGATCATTGCGATCCTCGCCGCGATCCTTTTCCCTGTCTTCGCTCAAGCGAAGCAAGCCGCCAAAGTCACCGCCTCAATGTCGGGCCTTAAGCAAGTCGCACTTGGCCTGCACATGTATTCGGGCGATGCCGACGACATGACGATCCCGGAGTACGGTTATCCCGAGAATCCGGCCGTCGACAACAACCCCTATCACTCCAACACCACCTGGGTTGGCCGGATGTTTCCGTACGTCAAGAACCAGAGCCTGTTCTTCGACAAGACGATCTCCGAGATTCACGACTACAACAAGCTGTATCAAGACCCTTACTACCCGGATCCCTACTACACCTACACGTGGGCCTGGATCACTACGCTGTCGCTCAACACGCAGGGGTACGCCAATGCGGACGGCGGCCAAAAGTGCGACGGAACCGAGAGTGGCTCCGGCGGCAACCGCAGCTTGACGGCGATCGAGGATATCGCCGCCCGTTTGGCGGCAACCCCGACGCGATACGGATCGATTCCGGACTGGTCCTGGATGCGCTTCTACTCGACGAGTGCCTCTTGGCCGACCGCCGACGTGTACGCCAACACATTTAGCTGGTACCAAACCGTCTTCGACTCACGCAAGACTTACGGCGTCCGCTTCATCGGCGCCTTCGCCGACGGGCATGCCGGCAAGTATGGCCCGGAGAAGTTCGTGAAGTACTACAGCCTAACCCCTTCCAGAACGGAAGCGAACACGTTTAGCGAGTGGTGCACTCAAATGAACAACCGGAAGCTGTGGGATTTCTGGGGGCCTTATTGGAAAACAAGCTAA
- a CDS encoding tetratricopeptide repeat-containing sulfotransferase family protein: MASPELLNRSLQAYARNELHEARLLCREQLAANPNDVEAHVLMGAIRARLGNVEGAIKVLYRALELNPNSVEALVSLSTISFNLRQFEAALAHAQAAAELQPKDPAVLQHFARQLEATGHQLEAASVLQRIAELQPDDVAVLERLAHCLRESRREIDALAVLRRIATLRPDDLAARLKLGQLEMAHGKFDEALSSGREAIRIAPQSATAHLLVALALAESERGDEAEPYLLRAAKLDSNEPMAQAALGFWFQERGRFNEAKARLERAISLNPNHGFAYYNLFRAKKAGGSDRHTLAKMRVKADDPALPIRDRSYLHYALGKAHEDLNEYGEAIRHYDAGNRLAYDLWLADRPWDREAYSAGFSRTIDVFSRDCFDELRPTSNSSELPLIIVGMIRSGTSLLEQILSSHPDIAGAGELPYWHQHEPETLDPNGRPREDLLPGIAEGYLQKLRSLAPEARRVTDKLPHNYAMLGLIHTVLPNCRIVHMTRNPADNCLSVYTTAYQRPPVFAHDRSNIVFAYREYQRIMSHWRQVLPPDRFIEIEYESLITDREPVVRRLLEFCGLPWDDACLQHESNTRAVRTPSLWQVRQPIYGTSIERWRRFEDWIPEFTALVGEER; this comes from the coding sequence ATGGCGTCGCCCGAGCTCCTGAACCGCTCCCTCCAAGCTTACGCCCGGAACGAGTTACACGAGGCGCGTTTGCTCTGCCGCGAGCAACTCGCCGCCAATCCGAACGACGTCGAAGCCCACGTGTTGATGGGGGCTATTCGCGCGCGTCTTGGTAACGTCGAAGGGGCGATCAAGGTTCTATATCGGGCGCTCGAGCTGAATCCAAACAGCGTAGAGGCCCTCGTATCGCTCTCCACCATCTCGTTCAACCTTCGGCAGTTCGAGGCCGCTCTAGCCCATGCCCAGGCGGCGGCGGAGTTGCAGCCGAAAGATCCCGCGGTTCTTCAGCATTTTGCCCGGCAACTGGAAGCCACCGGCCATCAACTGGAAGCGGCTTCGGTTCTCCAACGAATCGCCGAGCTGCAGCCCGACGACGTAGCCGTTCTCGAGCGTCTCGCCCACTGCTTGCGCGAGTCCCGGCGCGAAATCGATGCGCTTGCCGTGCTGCGCCGCATCGCGACACTTCGACCGGACGACCTTGCAGCGAGGCTGAAGCTTGGGCAGCTCGAGATGGCTCATGGAAAGTTCGACGAGGCTCTGTCGAGTGGCCGGGAGGCGATTCGGATCGCCCCACAGAGCGCGACCGCCCATCTCCTGGTTGCCCTGGCGCTCGCCGAGAGCGAGCGCGGCGATGAAGCGGAGCCGTATTTGCTTCGGGCGGCGAAGCTTGACTCCAACGAACCGATGGCCCAGGCGGCGCTGGGCTTCTGGTTTCAGGAACGTGGCCGGTTCAACGAGGCAAAGGCCCGGTTGGAACGCGCGATCTCGTTGAATCCGAACCACGGTTTTGCTTATTACAATCTGTTCCGCGCTAAGAAAGCCGGCGGTTCCGACCGGCACACGCTTGCGAAGATGCGCGTGAAGGCGGATGACCCTGCGCTACCAATCCGCGACCGTAGCTATCTACACTACGCTCTCGGAAAGGCACACGAAGATTTGAACGAGTACGGCGAGGCGATTCGTCACTATGACGCGGGGAATCGACTCGCCTATGATCTTTGGCTTGCCGATCGGCCGTGGGATCGAGAGGCATACTCCGCCGGTTTTTCACGCACGATCGACGTGTTCTCCAGGGACTGTTTCGACGAGCTTCGTCCAACTTCGAATTCGTCGGAGCTTCCATTGATCATCGTCGGGATGATCCGGTCGGGCACCTCCTTGCTCGAGCAGATTCTGTCGAGCCACCCCGACATTGCCGGCGCAGGTGAGCTTCCGTATTGGCATCAGCATGAGCCGGAAACGTTGGACCCGAATGGCCGACCTAGAGAGGATCTGTTGCCCGGTATCGCGGAGGGATACCTCCAAAAGCTCCGCTCACTTGCGCCCGAAGCTCGAAGAGTAACCGACAAGTTGCCGCACAACTATGCGATGCTTGGCCTGATCCATACCGTGTTGCCAAACTGCCGGATCGTTCACATGACCCGCAATCCGGCGGACAACTGCCTATCGGTTTACACCACCGCCTACCAGCGGCCGCCGGTCTTCGCGCACGACCGCTCGAACATCGTTTTCGCCTATCGGGAGTACCAGCGCATCATGTCGCACTGGCGCCAGGTCCTGCCGCCCGACCGCTTCATCGAGATCGAATACGAGTCTCTGATCACCGACCGAGAGCCGGTCGTCCGACGCCTGCTGGAGTTCTGCGGTTTGCCTTGGGACGACGCCTGCCTCCAGCACGAATCGAACACCCGGGCGGTTCGAACACCATCTCTCTGGCAAGTCCGGCAACCGATCTACGGCACCTCGATCGAACGCTGGCGCCGCTTCGAAGATTGGATTCCCGAGTTCACGGCGCTCGTTGGAGAAGAGAGGTAG